A window from Gottschalkiaceae bacterium SANA encodes these proteins:
- a CDS encoding YbjQ family protein, which yields MIIVNTESIPGKEIDQALGLVKGSTIRAKHIGKDIMSGFRQIVGGEMKEYAEMLTEARQFATLQMVEEAKTLGADAIVNVRYTTSAVMQGAAEILAYGTAVTFK from the coding sequence ATGATCATCGTAAATACTGAATCTATTCCAGGGAAAGAAATTGATCAAGCATTGGGACTTGTGAAAGGTTCTACAATTCGGGCGAAACATATTGGGAAAGACATTATGTCCGGCTTCCGACAAATTGTTGGCGGCGAAATGAAAGAGTATGCTGAAATGTTGACGGAAGCGCGTCAATTTGCCACCTTGCAGATGGTGGAAGAGGCAAAAACTTTAGGGGCGGATGCAATTGTCAATGTGCGGTATACGACATCGGCAGTTATGCAAGGCGCTGCAGAAATTTTGGCGTATGGAACAGCTGTAACGTTTAAATAA